From Aspergillus luchuensis IFO 4308 DNA, chromosome 2, nearly complete sequence:
GGCCAGCTGAGAGGCGAAACTCGTGAGTGCCAGAATCaatttcctcttcatcactgCTATCATCTGCACAGATTGCATAGCCTGTGATGGACTGGACACTCGGGAAATAGAGAAACGGTGTTAGGAAATGCTCGTCGACCCCGTCACCTTCATCTCGACAGTAGGCGATGACTTCtcggaggaagggaaatggTGGGGCTTCATGAAAAGGCTGCTCCCTCTTCGCAGCTTTGTATAGAAGGTTGGTAAACAGAGGTGAGTTTCCTTGGTCAAATTCAATGCGCTCCAGGTGCGTCAAGCTGGCAAACAGGAGTCCTTTCCAAGCCTCCGTCTTGAAACCATATAGGGCGTCCTTCCACTTTCCTTGAAACTGCTCGATTGGCGTAAATATCTTGTTTAGTGCTAGATCTGCCAAGAATACAAATCTCTCAATATCCTCATGACTGGCCTCATAAATAGGGATAGGTTCGTTACTATCCCAGTAAAGTCTGAGGCTGCGAACCCAATCTGCCACCACGGGGTATCTCCAGAAGCGAATAATCAGATGGATATGAGCGCCGGTGATGGAGTGGGCGTAGCCCAGGTCGAGATGGTAATAGAGTAATGGTTCGAATATCCTGTGGAATTTCCGACAGCACCGagtcaaagcaagcaaggtcGATCTCCGTATATTTTCGCAATCCTCATCTATGTCCAAGGCAATGAACTTCCCTATCATTCCGAGAATCTCTGTTGGTAGGTTCTGCATGGTGTTTCAGTTGTTGCTGTTATCAATGCTGACTCTAGTATATAGCTTGACTTTTACAGAAGCTGAGACAGTACCCTTTTTATATCCGCGCTTTAGTTTATACAGGTGATGCTTGTGGAAAAACAGTGCACATCCCCGATGCCCAGAAACAAATCCTGGTAATAACCCTCATTGCACTGTGACTCAAGATGTGACAAGCAGCAGTGCGGTAATTTCCAAGCGCATTCACTTTGAATATCGGAATTGCTCCAAGCAACAAGTCCAAAAGTATATATTCCGTCTGCTTATTCCAGCGCCTTAACTGGTTCTTATGGCTAAGTTGGAAAGACAGGTCAAAGAATATTATCATATATCGGATAATGGACAACTAACATCCCGAACATGGCATATAAcagcagaaaaaaagcaTTATGACGTACAGCGACTTCCCAGATCTAGGCCATGGTCTTTCCACTTTCTACCACAATCTCCGAAATGCCGTTGAGATTAATATCACCCATCTTCAACTCCATATCATCGTACTTGTCACTAGTGGGACTCAAAGTAGGGTCAAACAGAACGGGATCATCTGCTCTTGTCGAACCCACCAGCCACTCCAGTTGCGTCTTCCAGTCCGCCTTTGCCCGAATGGAGACATTGGCCTGGAACTTTCCTtcgtcttttcttttcagcAATATGGCTGCCCTCATGGCAGCGGGAACTCCCGTCTTCGTCGCGGGATTCTCAATCAACGTCCACGAGGCACAATTGGCCTTCCCGTAATTCCGGCCTCGCAGATCAATCGACCCAACGACTGTCGCAGCATAGCTCAACTCGCGGCTAATATCATGCCCGTACTTCACCGTACTGCTTGCATCGACAAAGTTGCTGACGACAGTTCCCGCACCAAAGGTCAGTGAGCCCTCAGTAGAGGTTGTTTCAGTCTGAGTAGTGCGGGAGACACTGAGGTGCTCATTGGGAGCAATGGCATAGACTTCTGGGTCTGCTGCACCGGGCTCAGAACCAGAGAATTGAAGCTCGACATCGACTTGGGAAATGCGACGGGCACGCTTGCGTGGGTCGAACCGGAACTGCAGAACGATGAGGGTTGCATACGAACTACCGTCTGGGCTGAGTAGCCCATGGACAACGTCGACGCAGGAGCAGCGAATGTCGACTGCGGTCTTGCGCTCAATGTAGTTTTCGCGCTGATAGGGGGCGGAGGGGTCGTTCTGGGTATGGAAGGCACTGCCAGCGTCCCCGGTTGGGCTGAGGCCGATGTCGAAGGTTTCGGGGTGCGAAACCCCGGTTGTAGTGACATCTGGCTTCATTGTGGAGGTAGGGTTATGTTCTGCCTGCAGAAATATGGAAGTGTAGATGATAATTGAGAAGACGGAGGTTTGAAGCTGTGTGAGTGCCAATGGATAACCCTCGAATCGGCCGGATGGTAGCTGACTTAAATAGCCAGATTCTGAGGACGATTTGCTTTCCCTTTCATGTTGTAGCGCCGTAGGTATTGTTCAAGGCCTGCAACCTTGAGAGGGTTGGCGCTGCACCGCGTCAGCTCAGTCTTCTCCCAAGACCAATGAAGCTTAAGACAACAATAAATCCTGTAAAGCACGCCAGCACGGCGCTTCAGCCCCGAGTCCAGCTCACGATGATCTAGACatagaagatatatttcGTTGGTCCACAGCAATGCTCAGTTGCCGCCATAGGGCAGCGCATAGTCTGAACGAATCAACCGACGTGCGCATCGACTGATGCATACGCGCCGAGGCTAGCCATCGCCTGACATGTTACCAGCTGAATTGACAGACCCTTCCAGAGCTTCTGCATTTTGCGACTAACGACACCTGTCTACTGGCTCGTATCGATTGCCACTATGCATCGTTGCTATACATAGTTGGGATTACCAAGAAAGGACACTACTAAGTGGGCTGGATATGTTTACCGGCTGCTTCACCAACCCAATGGCATACATGAGATTCATATCAAGCGCTTGTCTCAGCGGATTTGtatgacaagagtgggaACCGGCGCTTACGGTGGCCCACTATAAATGGAGCGGATCGTCTGTAGGCGCTAACCGTGAGTCTCCCATAGCCTACCAGTACATGTTGTCGATCTCCAAGGTAGCAAGGTAAACAAGATAGTGGTTCTAAAAGTTGTTTTCGCGGCGGTAACTGACACTCAGGTTCATGCAGGTTCGGGGGAAAGCCCTACATATTAAGAACTTAGGTTGAGGTATGCAGTGCCTCAGTGCGAAGAGTATATATTGGAAGGAGTTCAGCAAGTTGGCGCCGAGGATTACGAGCAATGTTGATTCTGGCGACGGCGATTTGAATCTGTGAAACATCCTGAGCTGATAGGAGGCTAATAATAACAACAGCGTTTATTAACCGCTCTCAGTTTTAGAAGGTTCAGCCTTAATCTAGTATCCTTGAGCAGTACTATTCGAGCGGACTTTCAAAATACATTCTTTGATCAGACACTCAACGAATGGATTAGCTCTGAAAAAAGACTTTATCGTTCGTTTACAGGGAACAATACGGTGTCTTGGATAATGTTATCTCCCCTTTTAGCTTCGGTAGACCAATGCGTATTCAGAATGTACACCATAATCAATGCCTGGGCATCAAGGCCAGGACTACCTTACCTTAAGGCCATATTACATAAGTCCTTTAATTGACCTTAGTCTTCGCACTCTCATCACATGTTAGTCTCTACCCATACCATTATGGCGACCATGCAGCGAATCTGCATACTTCCTCTGCTTTCGCACTAGTATTATCAACTGCGATTCATTCTCTACTGATTGTCGATGAACCTCCACTCATGCAGCAAATAGAAGACTTGAACGGCGAATCTTCCTTTACCCAGGTATATATGGACGTTCAACGACCTTTATTGAAGTGAAGGAAGGTCTTGTGGACCACTTGCACCTCAGGCAAGCTttcagagaagaagatggaaagacACTGACACAACAAGtttggatgagatgaagtCCTCTGAGATACGCGGACGGTATGAAGATCTTCACTAAGAAGCTTTATCTTCTGATGGCTGGTTGTATACATTGTTCTCGACGATGTGCTTCTTTCCTACAATTGATGATGCAATCGATGAAAGAACGACGAGTCCAGGGTTGAACACATATCCATTTATGAATCTCACTCTGCTACGACTCGAGTATATCCTGAGAGACATAAAGTTGGAACATCCTTCGCGCGAGTGACGAACTGGGTTAAGTAATCCGATACAACAGAAATAAGTCTACCTGTCTAAGCTGAACGACATAAAGCACTCGGCTATCGCGGTTACAAGGAAGTATATAATGTACAGAAGCTTCAGTGGCGAGGAGCATGCGTGCATGCATGGACCGGGTGAATACGCAGCAGTGTGGAGAGCCACAGACCGGCCAGTAGGTCCTTTGTCAGGTCGGGTAGTTTTGGAGATTTATACTTTGATGCTACACTATATTTCACCAGCTGACCGTGGGTGTCGAAGTTTATCAGACCTGTGCCTCTCCCAGAATCCGAGATCGCTCTAGTACCTGGCCAGCGACGGAAaagagagatggaggaatgaaggggaggggggaattgACGGCAGTGCATCTGCATCGAGGATCTACCCCCTACAACCTCTGATTATCACAGCTATTATTGGCAAGACGATGGATGAGCATTGACCGTTGATCGGGGCCTGTACCAATAAGTTGGAAGATCAGGGTGCCTGGGGCTGGCGTGCGGGATTGATTGGCGGCGAGTGGCTCCGGGAGCCCACGGCGTGCGGGCACATGCACCCTTGATTGGCCTACCCGAACTATACGCAGATGCATCCATACATTGAAGCTCTGCAactctcctcttcatcctttgCTAACGAGTGTCTCCTACTGCAATTCGGTGCCAGCTGGTCTCCAAGAACCACCCGGAgatccttcctccacctcttcccGCGAGCCATTCACTCTTTCACCACGGACAGCCAATGCAGCTTATCATCCCCGGACCATGTGTCCCCCTGATAGGGCATCGCGCTGCGCtcatatcttttttaaattcaACTCGGACCAGGAGGGGCTGTCGCAAGTGGGGCGTGCATCCCAAAGATGTGGCCAACTTCTCCCGCATTGCTCTGTCGGTGCTGCAGAGCAATTGATTCAAGAAGCCGCCCGTCCTCGCAATACGCGAGGCAGGAGATCTGCCTCTCATCTGTCCTTCATTCGACAGGAGGCTTCAATTCTATCCCATTACACCCTTTTGTGCCCTCATGTCTTTCAGCAGCGTGACCGGTCCCTTCTGGGGCCAATTGAACTGGCTGCATGTCTACATTGCCGGCACCGCGTTCGCGGTCTGCGCGTTCGTCGCAGTGGTTATGATGCTGTCGTCACAGAAGCGCAAGATTGACTACAATAGTGGTATCTTCACCTATCTCAAGTTCGCATACGCGACATTCCTCAAACCCCACGAGAAGCACGGAAATGGCCAACAGGATGCTCTCGAGAGCTTCTACAAGACGCAGGTATGCCAGCTGACCGCCAATTGACTGCCTAGTTCCAGTTTCTGACAGGATCGGACATAGGCTGGCGTCTACGATGCCACTCGCAAGCGTTTGTTGCGTGGTCGAGAGGATATGCTGGGTCTAGTTGCAGCCCAGCTGAAGCACAAGGTCGAGAACAAGCAGCTTCAGTCTGGCAAGGCTGTCTGGGTTGATGT
This genomic window contains:
- a CDS encoding uncharacterized protein (COG:S;~EggNog:ENOG410PWNQ), which translates into the protein MKPDVTTTGVSHPETFDIGLSPTGDAGSAFHTQNDPSAPYQRENYIERKTAVDIRCSCVDVVHGLLSPDGSSYATLIVLQFRFDPRKRARRISQVDVELQFSGSEPGAADPEVYAIAPNEHLSVSRTTQTETTSTEGSLTFGAGTVVSNFVDASSTVKYGHDISRELSYAATVVGSIDLRGRNYGKANCASWTLIENPATKTGVPAAMRAAILLKRKDEGKFQANVSIRAKADWKTQLEWLVGSTRADDPVLFDPTLSPTSDKYDDMELKMGDINLNGISEIVVESGKTMA